In the uncultured Methanobacterium sp. genome, one interval contains:
- a CDS encoding prephenate dehydrogenase translates to MQVTVIGGTRGLGNWIADFLQRKGCQVTITGRNSMMGKDMASKMGVSYTSDNIKAASQAKIVIVAVPIEVTPQTIEEVAPYLQKGSLLVDVTSVKELPSEIMEKHVPEGVEVLPTHPMFGPRIRSLEGQVIVLTPQTKGYWYPKVVEFLKSEQARILETSPELHDRMMSIVQGLTHFAYISIASTIEKMQVDVKESRKFASPIYSLMLDMIARIVAQNPYLCYSIQTQNRYIHEVHETFLETFTSLKLMIDDENQDDFVKAMSSAAKHLNDLEASLGRSDKAISALNAEVSTLKNSVGQEVGLKHMYSGKVHTGILKDLTPVFVTLNEKNKIIQLKLSNVEVLSHEELQEWKIHNLPLKEFDVSAVFPESSKPEVIANSIEKIDGVVKSQVSGVYQGKQIPEGWKSITITYQVIDSALRVNVETLLIGFGAKIR, encoded by the coding sequence ATGCAGGTAACGGTTATAGGCGGAACCCGTGGACTGGGAAACTGGATAGCTGATTTTCTCCAGAGAAAAGGATGTCAGGTTACCATAACTGGCAGGAATTCAATGATGGGAAAGGATATGGCCAGTAAAATGGGAGTATCATACACATCTGACAATATAAAAGCAGCATCCCAGGCAAAGATAGTGATAGTGGCAGTTCCCATTGAAGTTACACCTCAAACCATAGAAGAAGTAGCTCCCTACCTCCAGAAAGGATCACTGCTAGTTGATGTAACTTCTGTCAAGGAGTTACCCTCAGAAATTATGGAAAAGCATGTTCCTGAAGGGGTGGAAGTGCTTCCCACCCACCCCATGTTTGGCCCCAGGATACGATCCCTGGAAGGACAGGTAATAGTCTTAACTCCTCAAACAAAGGGATACTGGTATCCTAAAGTGGTTGAATTTTTAAAATCGGAACAGGCACGTATATTGGAGACATCTCCTGAGCTCCACGATCGAATGATGAGTATTGTCCAGGGTTTAACCCATTTTGCCTACATTTCAATTGCCAGCACCATTGAAAAGATGCAAGTTGATGTTAAAGAGTCTCGCAAGTTCGCAAGTCCTATTTACAGTCTCATGCTGGATATGATAGCCAGGATAGTTGCACAAAATCCTTACCTTTGTTATTCCATACAGACACAGAACCGTTACATTCACGAAGTGCATGAAACATTCCTGGAAACATTCACCAGTCTCAAATTAATGATTGATGATGAAAATCAGGATGATTTTGTTAAGGCAATGAGTTCGGCAGCTAAGCACCTGAATGATCTGGAAGCATCCCTGGGCAGATCTGATAAGGCCATATCTGCCCTGAATGCAGAGGTGAGCACTCTTAAAAATTCAGTTGGTCAGGAAGTTGGCCTAAAACACATGTACTCCGGCAAGGTTCACACCGGAATATTGAAAGATTTAACACCAGTTTTTGTGACTTTAAATGAAAAGAACAAAATCATACAACTAAAACTGTCTAATGTGGAGGTCCTCAGCCATGAAGAGCTTCAGGAGTGGAAAATACATAATCTTCCCCTGAAGGAATTTGATGTTTCGGCTGTATTTCCTGAAAGTTCCAAACCAGAGGTAATTGCTAATTCCATAGAAAAAATAGACGGAGTGGTAAAGTCCCAGGTTTCGGGTGTTTACCAGGGTAAACAAATCCCCGAAGGATGGAAAAGTATCACCATAACTTACCAGGTTATTGATTCCGCCCTGAGAGTTAATGTTGAAACTTTATTAATTGGTTTCGGTGCTAAAATCCGTTAA
- a CDS encoding mRNA surveillance protein pelota — translation MRIVHQDSKRGIIELFPETLDDLWHLSHLIEPGDLVSSRTTRRIQDTTGERLRSDRGIKKTFFMGIRVESINFHKYTGKLRAKGVIEKGPEDLVSLGSHHTLDLKLNNSVKIQKERWSRWHRKRIKEAIEASKIPKALVVVIEDDNADMGILRQYGVEYYGPIIGGISGKRMVQKNRQQVINNFYEEIVSTIKKFEGIEGMVIAGPGFGKNDFYQFISQKYQDIARISRLESTGAGGRSGIHEVLQKGILEEMATEGRIAQEIRLMARVLEEIGKTSNLVTYGKNEVKTAAEAGAVEELLVIDELLREQDVEKIMDLVENLGGKVMVLSSEHDGGKQLNALGGVAALLRYALK, via the coding sequence ATGCGTATAGTTCACCAGGATTCAAAAAGAGGAATTATTGAGTTATTTCCCGAAACTCTGGATGATCTCTGGCACCTTTCCCATCTCATAGAACCTGGAGATCTGGTTTCCTCCCGAACAACCCGCCGTATACAGGACACCACTGGAGAACGCCTTCGCAGTGACCGTGGCATTAAAAAAACGTTTTTCATGGGAATAAGAGTGGAAAGCATTAATTTTCACAAATACACAGGAAAACTACGGGCAAAAGGGGTTATTGAAAAGGGACCGGAAGATCTGGTTTCACTGGGATCCCACCACACCCTGGATTTGAAGCTCAATAATTCCGTGAAGATACAAAAGGAAAGATGGTCCCGCTGGCACCGAAAACGGATTAAAGAAGCCATAGAAGCCTCCAAAATACCAAAAGCTCTGGTTGTGGTAATCGAAGATGACAATGCAGATATGGGTATCCTGCGCCAGTACGGGGTTGAATATTACGGACCGATTATTGGAGGAATTTCTGGGAAGAGAATGGTCCAAAAAAACCGTCAACAGGTAATTAACAATTTCTACGAAGAGATTGTAAGTACCATTAAAAAATTCGAAGGAATTGAGGGGATGGTGATTGCTGGACCCGGTTTTGGTAAAAATGATTTCTACCAGTTTATAAGCCAGAAATATCAGGATATTGCCCGAATCTCCCGATTGGAAAGCACCGGTGCAGGAGGCAGATCAGGGATTCATGAGGTGCTGCAGAAGGGCATCCTGGAGGAGATGGCCACTGAAGGCCGTATAGCTCAGGAAATACGACTGATGGCTCGTGTTCTGGAGGAAATTGGGAAAACTTCCAACCTGGTAACTTATGGTAAAAATGAAGTTAAAACTGCTGCAGAAGCAGGGGCCGTGGAAGAGTTACTGGTTATAGATGAGCTACTCCGGGAACAAGATGTAGAAAAGATCATGGACCTCGTTGAAAACCTGGGGGGCAAGGTTATGGTCTTAAGCAGTGAGCACGATGGTGGTAAACAACTCAATGCCCTAGGTGGAGTGGCTGCTTTATTACGTTATGCATTGAAATAA
- a CDS encoding cell wall biosynthesis protein — MYINGMNSDIILLLTAFVLSVILTFIFQKLFASLGGNLYTSIRGGTPRAVGIAPFLVLLLFFPSPGNYLIGLIGIFAFLDDIIGRKKIKQLPFEFGQLSRGIGMLMVMVVGYFYFGPVSILIALMIQPMNIADMQPGTASTTVIIMSLIMAILLYFTTGNPYSSALIILVTCLGYAPLDYQGKIMMGEVGNHSFGVGLGITYTLLASNIANFHNWGTGGVFLVVLVLLIITALLIAFLRRKNLKNFIEKNLEIPNPRYGDLLMDVLTGGGLGDLLRRLLLRKQTITIKNRFLIFLGLRRLFYNPHSI, encoded by the coding sequence ATGTACATCAATGGAATGAATTCTGATATTATCCTGCTCTTAACCGCTTTTGTTTTATCGGTTATTTTAACCTTCATCTTCCAGAAATTGTTCGCCAGTTTAGGGGGCAACCTTTACACTTCCATTCGCGGGGGAACACCCCGTGCTGTTGGGATCGCACCGTTTTTAGTTCTTTTACTATTTTTCCCCTCTCCTGGAAACTATTTAATAGGATTAATAGGAATATTTGCATTTTTAGATGATATAATCGGCCGTAAGAAAATCAAACAACTTCCATTTGAATTCGGTCAGCTTTCCAGAGGCATAGGGATGCTCATGGTTATGGTAGTGGGATATTTCTATTTTGGCCCCGTATCGATCCTCATTGCATTGATGATTCAGCCCATGAACATTGCAGATATGCAACCTGGAACTGCATCAACAACTGTGATTATAATGAGTCTGATTATGGCAATTCTCCTTTACTTCACCACCGGTAATCCCTACTCTTCCGCCCTGATTATACTGGTGACCTGTCTGGGATATGCTCCCCTGGACTATCAGGGAAAGATAATGATGGGCGAAGTTGGAAATCACTCATTTGGTGTTGGTCTGGGAATTACATACACCCTGCTGGCAAGTAACATAGCGAATTTCCATAACTGGGGAACAGGCGGAGTTTTTCTAGTAGTGCTGGTACTTTTAATAATCACTGCATTACTTATCGCATTCCTGAGACGAAAAAATCTTAAGAATTTCATAGAAAAAAACCTTGAAATCCCTAACCCACGATACGGTGATTTATTGATGGATGTTCTAACTGGTGGTGGTTTGGGGGATCTTCTTCGTAGACTCTTATTGAGAAAACAGACTATAACAATAAAAAATAGGTTTTTAATTTTCTTAGGTCTGAGAAGGCTGTTTTATAATCCTCATTCTATTTAA
- a CDS encoding DUF11 domain-containing protein: protein MNKKTSLLLLVVVFSLVAAGAVSAADESTDGSSPTTSTDLNESNTTNNSSSTLPDPKLYDYNGNLVGSYATIQQAYNNAATGTSTQMYTIELEENGIFTLTDFTIAKNLIFTVANGGTATIQGSNNRLIYIQSGYTVYFYNITFQNGHASDGTTLHPDGYNGGAIYNEGTLYLTNCVLRNNQAGDGGAWDYGGIGGDGGAIYNTGTATITDCEIYNNRAGDGSDGVPITHSNGFQGGNGGAIYSTGTLTIINSEMYNNLAGNGGNGVILGDGGNGGNGGAIYNTATMTITASDIHRNFAGDAGAGGYQVIIGGTGGTGGNGGAIYNTGTTTITDSQINENTAGDGGSGADGSDGLLSNGYTGHNGGVGGSGGAIYNTNHMEIYGTEISDNEAGNGGEGGNGGNSGELGTVPYTGGNGGQGGAGGNGGGVFNSNYLLINESTVTSNRSGNGGTGGNGGQGSDRWRYWSVIEWRWIYVSSGNGGNGGNGGNSGFGAGIYHSGTYLSVTSNNLTDNQIGTPGTGGARGLKGTGNGGSNGNAGAAGNNGAGGAIYAATAVTSSVNYNRILNNTLPDIASNGVNVNAENNWWGTNFEGSSPLNAGRVSSAMVDADPWVILRLIVPTHIYNGIPVQFIGDLTLNSDGNPVGGYIPNGVEANFTATRGTIITPQYTLNGQAPTTYSPTSSGPATFTVKVDNQIVTVNQNVEPRAVLDFTKSVSDSTPNYGDLIHFIITVQNNGPDVTDVNVSDLLPAGLVYQSHTLNAGTYDHTTGLWSISGLSTTGGVYLDIIALVNATGFFNNTATLTQSVYPQDAVNRSATLNVDPAAIISVTKTDNTVNHQANVDDTVTFTITVHNAGPDNATNIIITDTLPTGLDFISASDGGTYNTLTRTITWTAFNLNYGAPDVTRTFVTTVNALMAGNATGITNTANVTFTEYPFTANGTDTPIYVPLANITITKTDNTVNHQANVDDTVTFTITVHNAGPDNATNIIITDTLPTGLDFISASDGGTYNTLTRTITWTAFNLNYGAPDVTRTFVTTVNALMAGNATGITNTANVTFTEYPFTANGTDTSIYVPLADVYIHSSASNNNPYVGDTITLTFKVGNNGPDTARNVVFTLPIPAGMEYVDVLFVDQGTVTYDPVSRTITWTLGDVVVGDPTLQIRVKVLSAGNFVFAPSLTTDTYDPNLNSNIQTVTINAQTVPEEVVSGQTVGMQTTGAPIAQLLLAVLMVLGGFLLPKRK from the coding sequence GTGAACAAAAAAACAAGTTTACTTCTTTTAGTAGTGGTATTCTCACTGGTAGCTGCAGGAGCGGTTTCAGCAGCTGATGAATCAACTGATGGATCATCCCCCACCACGTCAACAGATTTGAATGAAAGCAACACAACCAACAACTCTTCTTCAACTTTACCCGACCCTAAACTTTACGATTATAATGGAAACCTGGTAGGTTCCTATGCTACAATCCAGCAAGCATATAACAACGCTGCAACTGGTACCAGTACACAGATGTATACAATAGAACTGGAAGAAAATGGAATATTCACGCTAACTGACTTTACAATCGCCAAGAACCTCATTTTCACTGTGGCTAATGGTGGAACTGCAACTATTCAAGGCTCTAACAATAGATTAATCTACATTCAATCTGGTTACACAGTCTACTTCTACAACATCACCTTCCAAAATGGTCATGCCTCGGATGGAACCACATTACACCCTGACGGATACAATGGTGGAGCCATATACAACGAAGGCACATTGTACCTTACAAATTGTGTCCTGAGAAACAACCAGGCAGGTGATGGTGGTGCCTGGGATTATGGGGGCATTGGTGGTGATGGTGGAGCAATCTACAACACCGGAACTGCAACCATAACCGACTGTGAGATCTACAATAACCGAGCTGGTGATGGTTCGGATGGAGTTCCTATCACTCATTCCAATGGTTTCCAGGGAGGTAACGGTGGAGCAATTTACAGTACCGGAACCCTCACTATAATCAACAGCGAAATGTACAATAACCTTGCCGGGAACGGTGGAAACGGTGTAATATTAGGTGATGGAGGTAACGGTGGTAATGGTGGAGCAATCTACAACACCGCAACCATGACCATAACTGCTAGTGACATTCATAGAAACTTTGCTGGTGATGCTGGCGCCGGTGGTTACCAAGTAATCATTGGAGGTACCGGTGGAACTGGTGGAAACGGTGGAGCAATCTACAACACCGGAACTACAACCATAACTGATTCCCAAATCAACGAAAACACCGCTGGAGACGGTGGTAGTGGAGCTGATGGAAGTGATGGATTATTAAGCAATGGTTACACCGGACACAATGGAGGTGTTGGTGGTTCTGGTGGAGCAATCTACAACACCAACCACATGGAAATCTACGGAACCGAAATCTCCGACAATGAAGCTGGTAACGGTGGAGAAGGTGGAAACGGTGGAAACTCCGGTGAACTGGGAACAGTACCATACACTGGTGGAAACGGTGGTCAGGGAGGTGCCGGTGGAAACGGTGGTGGAGTCTTCAACTCCAACTATTTACTCATCAATGAATCCACAGTAACATCCAACCGAAGTGGAAACGGTGGTACTGGTGGAAACGGTGGTCAGGGTAGTGACCGATGGCGTTATTGGTCTGTTATTGAATGGCGCTGGATATACGTTTCCTCAGGTAACGGTGGAAACGGTGGAAACGGTGGAAACTCCGGTTTTGGAGCCGGTATCTACCACAGTGGAACTTACTTAAGCGTTACCAGTAACAACCTGACTGACAACCAGATCGGCACTCCCGGTACTGGGGGAGCCAGAGGTTTAAAAGGAACTGGAAACGGTGGTTCTAATGGAAATGCAGGTGCTGCTGGAAATAATGGTGCCGGTGGTGCAATTTACGCAGCAACTGCAGTTACCTCATCTGTAAACTACAACCGAATCCTGAACAACACCTTACCCGATATTGCAAGTAATGGTGTAAATGTCAACGCTGAAAACAACTGGTGGGGAACCAACTTCGAAGGTAGCAGCCCATTAAATGCTGGAAGAGTATCATCCGCAATGGTGGACGCTGATCCATGGGTTATATTACGCCTGATTGTACCTACTCATATCTACAATGGTATTCCAGTACAGTTCATAGGTGACCTTACCCTGAACAGTGATGGTAACCCGGTTGGTGGATACATCCCTAATGGTGTCGAAGCTAACTTTACTGCAACCAGGGGAACTATAATCACACCACAGTACACCCTAAATGGACAAGCTCCTACTACTTACTCTCCAACTTCTTCAGGACCCGCTACATTCACTGTCAAGGTGGATAATCAAATTGTAACCGTTAACCAGAACGTAGAACCGCGGGCAGTTTTAGATTTCACCAAGTCAGTGTCTGACAGCACTCCTAACTACGGTGATCTGATTCATTTCATAATTACTGTACAGAACAATGGTCCTGATGTAACCGATGTTAATGTCTCGGACCTTCTTCCTGCAGGCCTGGTTTACCAGTCCCACACACTCAATGCAGGAACCTATGATCACACAACTGGACTGTGGAGTATAAGCGGTTTATCAACTACAGGCGGAGTTTATCTGGACATCATTGCTCTGGTCAATGCTACTGGGTTCTTCAACAACACAGCAACATTAACTCAGAGTGTATATCCACAGGATGCTGTAAACAGGAGCGCCACCCTTAACGTGGACCCTGCTGCAATAATCTCTGTGACCAAAACCGACAACACTGTGAACCATCAGGCTAATGTAGATGATACTGTGACTTTCACCATCACCGTTCACAATGCCGGCCCAGATAACGCCACCAACATAATCATAACCGACACACTACCAACGGGTCTTGACTTCATATCTGCCAGTGATGGTGGAACATACAACACCCTAACCCGGACCATAACCTGGACCGCATTCAACCTCAACTACGGAGCACCTGATGTTACAAGAACCTTCGTTACCACTGTAAATGCACTCATGGCAGGTAACGCAACCGGTATAACCAACACCGCAAACGTGACCTTCACTGAATACCCATTTACTGCAAACGGAACCGACACACCAATCTACGTACCCTTAGCCAACATAACAATAACCAAAACCGACAACACTGTGAACCATCAGGCTAATGTAGATGATACTGTGACTTTCACCATCACCGTTCACAATGCCGGCCCAGATAACGCCACCAACATAATCATAACCGACACACTACCAACGGGTCTTGACTTCATATCTGCCAGTGATGGTGGAACATACAACACCCTAACCCGGACCATAACCTGGACCGCATTCAACCTCAACTACGGAGCACCTGATGTTACAAGAACCTTCGTTACCACTGTAAATGCACTCATGGCAGGTAACGCAACCGGTATAACCAACACCGCAAACGTGACCTTCACTGAATACCCATTTACTGCAAACGGAACCGACACATCCATTTACGTGCCTTTAGCTGATGTCTATATCCATAGCTCGGCCAGTAACAACAACCCTTATGTGGGTGACACCATAACTCTCACCTTTAAGGTGGGTAACAATGGACCAGACACTGCCCGGAATGTGGTATTTACTTTACCTATTCCAGCAGGTATGGAATACGTGGATGTGCTCTTTGTGGACCAGGGAACAGTTACCTACGACCCGGTAAGCAGAACCATAACATGGACACTGGGAGATGTGGTGGTAGGAGATCCTACCTTACAGATTAGGGTTAAAGTACTCAGTGCTGGAAACTTTGTTTTCGCACCAAGTCTTACAACCGATACCTATGACCCTAACCTCAACAGCAACATCCAGACAGTGACCATAAATGCACAGACAGTTCCAGAAGAAGTAGTAAGCGGTCAAACCGTGGGAATGCAAACCACTGGCGCACCAATAGCACAACTTTTACTAGCTGTGTTAATGGTTTTAGGTGGATTTTTACTGCCAAAACGTAAATAA
- a CDS encoding ABC transporter permease: protein MKFYRIMAVSRRVFRDVANDKRSLAMLFLAPIFAMCVFGVAFSGDVEGVNVIIVNQDQGFTPPMGNTTYLSETIISHMDTKVLNIQNSDNVDEARQKVTDGQASAVIIFPENFTRNAVSKTQNSSYPDSGQIIIQGDDSITNIKNAILKTVNQALSDTMAAEGVNPALKVISEPIYGQDADFIDFFVPGILAFVVYLLTTILTLITFVGERSNGTLERVLATPVTEGEVVTGYAITFGTLGVIQVALLLAIAILVFNIMVVGNVLLAFLAVAILAVTCQALGILLSSMAKRPEQAIQFFPFVVLPAFLLSGVFWPIQAIPEWLRPFSYLVPPTYAVDACRAVMLKGWGLEKIWPDLAALVLFAILFLGLAVWSLKRGKK from the coding sequence GTGAAATTTTACCGTATTATGGCTGTCAGCCGACGTGTATTTCGGGATGTAGCCAATGACAAGCGTAGTCTGGCTATGTTATTTTTAGCACCAATATTTGCAATGTGTGTGTTTGGAGTAGCCTTCAGCGGTGATGTGGAAGGTGTAAATGTTATTATTGTCAACCAGGATCAGGGGTTCACCCCTCCCATGGGTAACACCACCTATCTCTCAGAAACTATCATTTCCCATATGGATACCAAGGTTTTGAATATTCAAAACTCAGATAACGTTGATGAAGCCCGGCAAAAGGTTACCGATGGCCAGGCATCAGCTGTGATCATATTCCCGGAGAATTTCACCCGGAATGCGGTTTCAAAAACACAGAATTCATCCTATCCTGATAGTGGGCAGATAATAATTCAGGGTGATGACAGTATAACCAACATAAAGAATGCCATACTGAAGACTGTAAACCAGGCACTCTCTGATACAATGGCTGCAGAAGGAGTTAACCCTGCATTAAAAGTCATTTCTGAACCTATTTATGGCCAGGATGCTGATTTCATTGATTTCTTTGTTCCAGGGATTCTGGCTTTTGTGGTATACCTCCTCACCACCATACTGACCCTCATTACCTTTGTGGGGGAAAGGTCCAATGGCACACTGGAAAGAGTACTGGCCACCCCAGTCACTGAAGGGGAGGTTGTAACTGGATATGCCATCACTTTTGGTACTTTAGGTGTTATACAAGTTGCCCTTTTACTGGCCATAGCCATTTTGGTCTTCAACATTATGGTAGTGGGGAATGTGCTCCTGGCCTTCCTGGCTGTAGCCATTCTGGCGGTCACCTGTCAGGCACTGGGAATATTACTCTCCAGTATGGCCAAAAGACCTGAACAGGCAATACAATTTTTCCCATTTGTGGTATTACCTGCATTCCTACTTTCTGGTGTATTCTGGCCCATACAGGCTATACCTGAATGGTTAAGGCCATTTTCTTACCTGGTGCCTCCCACCTATGCTGTGGATGCCTGCCGGGCAGTTATGCTTAAAGGATGGGGACTGGAAAAGATATGGCCTGATCTGGCTGCTCTGGTGCTATTCGCCATCTTGTTTCTGGGACTGGCAGTATGGTCATTGAAAAGAGGGAAAAAATAA
- a CDS encoding ABC transporter ATP-binding protein — protein MIQEGQYSIETSGITKKYGNFLAVNSMDLKVKKGEIYGLLGPNGAGKTTLIKMLCSVLTPSSGNAQVMGVKIPDGDIAPQIGYMPQETGIYPGLTVEQNMNFYGRIFNLEKAEIEKRENELLQFVDLLPWKNEMAENLSGGMKHRLSLACTLIHQPQLLFLDEPTVGVDPQLRVSFWNYFNQLRENGITILMTTHYMDEARHCDRIGFMQRGKLIAENTPAELLKESGKDSLEDAFLMFSQQDEKNQKEVVL, from the coding sequence ATGATTCAAGAAGGCCAATACTCGATTGAAACCTCGGGAATAACCAAAAAATATGGAAATTTCCTAGCGGTAAACAGTATGGATCTAAAAGTCAAAAAAGGGGAAATTTACGGTCTTTTAGGTCCAAATGGTGCGGGTAAAACCACACTTATAAAAATGTTATGCAGTGTACTGACTCCCAGTTCTGGAAATGCCCAGGTGATGGGAGTGAAAATTCCTGATGGTGACATAGCACCCCAGATCGGTTACATGCCTCAGGAAACAGGTATTTACCCTGGATTAACTGTGGAACAGAACATGAATTTTTATGGAAGGATTTTCAACCTTGAAAAGGCTGAAATAGAAAAAAGGGAGAATGAACTCCTGCAATTTGTGGATCTGCTTCCCTGGAAGAATGAAATGGCTGAAAATCTCAGTGGAGGAATGAAACACAGACTTTCCCTGGCCTGCACCCTCATTCACCAACCCCAACTCCTCTTCCTGGATGAACCCACAGTGGGGGTGGATCCCCAGCTACGGGTATCCTTCTGGAACTACTTCAACCAGCTACGGGAGAATGGCATAACCATACTCATGACCACCCACTACATGGATGAGGCCCGCCACTGCGACCGCATAGGATTCATGCAACGGGGTAAACTCATAGCAGAAAACACACCTGCAGAACTTCTAAAAGAAAGTGGTAAGGATTCTCTGGAAGATGCTTTCCTGATGTTCTCCCAGCAGGATGAAAAAAATCAGAAGGAGGTGGTTCTGTGA
- a CDS encoding helix-turn-helix domain-containing protein — protein MVSRESLEALKTLGLTDYETRTYVALNSIISGTATEISRVSQVPRSRIYNILKNLGKKGFLEIGKGKPLTFTVIPPHEVFEKNRNEIKKSMDRAEAELNMVYESQIPNVPAPIWLIHGPDKIVNKEMELISRAKESLFIMGGLMFPNEPYLLKEALPKATKKGVNTRMLTAPTCKVDQMEIPTMKIMKEIPVELKFFPVPYIKLVVRDKEEMLIAFCKLSGEMAVSETAIGIWNQYEEFVDTITGIYEFIWNMDFFSQAFNPKKSLNME, from the coding sequence ATGGTGAGCAGGGAAAGTTTAGAGGCCCTAAAAACACTGGGACTCACAGATTATGAAACAAGGACCTATGTGGCATTAAACTCAATCATATCTGGAACAGCAACTGAAATAAGTAGGGTTTCACAGGTTCCCCGGTCCAGAATATATAATATCTTAAAAAACCTGGGAAAAAAAGGTTTTCTGGAGATTGGTAAGGGAAAACCACTGACATTTACAGTGATCCCTCCCCATGAGGTTTTTGAAAAAAACAGGAATGAAATAAAAAAAAGTATGGATCGGGCCGAGGCAGAGTTAAACATGGTCTACGAGAGCCAGATACCCAATGTACCTGCACCAATATGGCTCATTCACGGTCCGGATAAGATAGTGAATAAAGAGATGGAATTAATATCCCGTGCAAAAGAATCTCTTTTCATAATGGGAGGGTTAATGTTCCCCAATGAACCATATTTACTCAAGGAAGCACTTCCTAAAGCAACCAAGAAAGGGGTTAACACCCGGATGTTAACTGCACCCACCTGTAAAGTGGATCAAATGGAAATTCCCACCATGAAGATCATGAAGGAAATACCGGTAGAGCTTAAGTTTTTCCCAGTACCCTACATTAAACTGGTGGTACGGGATAAAGAGGAAATGCTCATAGCATTCTGCAAACTATCGGGTGAAATGGCTGTATCAGAAACTGCAATAGGGATCTGGAACCAGTATGAAGAATTTGTTGATACAATAACCGGAATATACGAGTTCATATGGAATATGGATTTTTTCAGCCAGGCTTTCAATCCTAAAAAGTCTTTAAATATGGAATAA
- a CDS encoding glycosyltransferase, with protein sequence MKALFIVTGRGIGGDAVTALNIARALSEYGVECEFALDHSASGLLLKKHDLPWYKISIPQAGGHAATKKTLTKAAVKTSKAAVEAARLIRKVHPDVVVGVIGGGAVVGCLGAKMANKPSVGILITPTDAKVCTKITTTVALPESNLFQMNLEGKNIHKAYSPVDPSIIIGDREKALKLMPKGFDKNRPTVLFSSGSTLFEKMALGASKLAKSGIDANILVVGAPLEEKYREYLKEENIFYLEYIDWIRDLYKVVDLAVLTDDGMMIQEAIACQLPIIALLGVKYGRYHNLADIFKGAVLESELEEIIQVTEEAFYNLNKLKENAHRYSADVLEASDNIAQVIYGKIKKKK encoded by the coding sequence ATGAAAGCATTATTCATAGTTACAGGAAGAGGAATTGGTGGAGACGCAGTCACCGCCCTTAACATTGCCCGTGCTCTTTCCGAGTATGGTGTTGAATGTGAATTTGCATTGGATCACAGTGCATCAGGATTACTGTTGAAAAAACATGATTTACCATGGTATAAAATCAGCATCCCCCAGGCAGGAGGTCATGCTGCCACTAAAAAAACTCTGACTAAGGCTGCGGTCAAAACTTCAAAAGCAGCTGTGGAAGCAGCCCGCCTAATAAGGAAAGTACACCCAGATGTAGTGGTTGGTGTAATTGGGGGAGGAGCAGTAGTAGGATGTTTAGGGGCTAAAATGGCTAACAAACCATCGGTTGGTATTTTAATCACCCCCACTGATGCTAAGGTATGTACCAAAATAACCACCACCGTGGCCCTTCCAGAATCCAATCTATTCCAAATGAATTTGGAAGGCAAAAACATCCATAAAGCTTATTCTCCTGTTGATCCATCCATAATCATAGGTGATAGGGAAAAGGCATTGAAATTAATGCCAAAAGGATTTGATAAAAATCGTCCTACAGTTCTTTTTTCTTCGGGTTCCACTCTTTTTGAGAAAATGGCACTGGGAGCATCAAAACTGGCTAAAAGTGGAATAGATGCCAATATCCTGGTGGTTGGGGCCCCACTGGAAGAAAAATACAGAGAATACCTGAAAGAAGAGAATATTTTCTATCTGGAGTATATTGACTGGATTCGTGACCTCTATAAGGTGGTGGATCTGGCTGTGCTAACCGATGATGGTATGATGATCCAGGAAGCCATTGCCTGCCAGTTACCCATCATAGCACTTCTGGGAGTTAAATATGGGCGTTACCATAACCTGGCAGATATATTCAAGGGCGCAGTCCTTGAAAGTGAGCTGGAAGAAATCATACAGGTCACCGAAGAAGCATTCTATAACCTGAACAAACTCAAGGAAAATGCCCACAGATACAGTGCAGATGTTTTAGAAGCTTCTGATAACATTGCCCAAGTAATATATGGTAAAATAAAAAAAAAGAAGTGA